From Planococcus halocryophilus, the proteins below share one genomic window:
- a CDS encoding TetR/AcrR family transcriptional regulator, whose protein sequence is MRKISPEERQIMRRSYAEKIMDTVRTEGFISLTIQDLARLMGISRASLYNFFASKEDIIQEVTEIYIDYLTRSNQFINNSRYPYTRRLPAVFEQSIFSSVYASEIYLNELKAECPNYYERQINVANERLIILHRFYENGISDGDFNPLIPSLIIEQDEAALQKILNSSFLIDKGISLEEGMYSYYEMMKYRSFTPTALKTGKDEYIEKTVRGIVNQIGNTSTSSYV, encoded by the coding sequence ATGCGGAAAATTTCACCTGAAGAACGACAAATTATGCGACGTTCATATGCGGAGAAAATCATGGATACTGTTCGCACTGAAGGATTTATCTCGTTAACTATTCAAGATTTGGCACGTTTAATGGGCATTAGTCGTGCATCATTGTATAATTTTTTCGCATCTAAAGAAGACATCATCCAAGAAGTAACTGAAATTTATATCGACTATTTAACAAGGTCTAATCAATTTATCAACAACTCTCGCTATCCATACACTCGACGATTGCCAGCTGTCTTTGAACAATCCATTTTTTCAAGCGTGTATGCTTCAGAAATATATTTGAATGAGTTAAAGGCAGAATGTCCAAATTATTATGAACGGCAAATAAACGTGGCAAATGAGCGACTGATAATACTCCATAGGTTTTATGAAAATGGCATAAGTGATGGTGACTTTAATCCCCTTATTCCTTCCTTAATTATCGAACAAGATGAAGCCGCACTGCAAAAGATTTTGAACTCTTCATTTTTAATAGATAAAGGAATATCTTTAGAAGAAGGTATGTATAGCTATTATGAAATGATGAAATACCGAAGCTTCACGCCTACTGCGTTAAAAACCGGAAAAGATGAATATATAGAAAAAACTGTGAGAGGTATTGTTAATCAAATAGGCAATACATCGACATCTTCATACGTATAA
- a CDS encoding PTS sugar transporter subunit IIA: MAKAVLGRENIKLNVSISTMEEGIRFTGGILVANGYVDAEYVDKMLEREEMASTFMGNSLAIPHGTEDAKANVLQTGISVVTVPRGVDFGNGNMAKILIGIAGKNNEHLDILSNIAIVCSEEENIDKILNARTEEEIMALFSDVG, encoded by the coding sequence ATGGCCAAAGCAGTCTTGGGACGTGAAAATATTAAATTAAATGTTTCAATCTCTACGATGGAGGAAGGCATTCGATTTACTGGTGGAATTTTAGTAGCCAATGGTTATGTGGATGCGGAGTATGTCGATAAAATGCTGGAACGAGAAGAAATGGCATCTACTTTTATGGGAAATAGTCTAGCAATTCCTCATGGTACAGAAGACGCTAAAGCCAATGTATTACAGACAGGTATATCTGTAGTTACAGTACCGAGAGGAGTAGATTTCGGTAACGGCAATATGGCAAAAATATTGATTGGTATTGCTGGTAAAAACAATGAACATCTTGACATACTTTCCAATATTGCAATCGTGTGTTCAGAAGAAGAAAATATCGATAAAATCTTAAATGCTCGTACAGAAGAAGAAATAATGGCTTTATTTAGTGATGTGGGCTAA
- a CDS encoding PTS mannitol transporter subunit IICB — MAEGKNRARIQRFGSHLSGMIMPNIGAFIAWGLITALFIPDGWLPYAPLAALVGPMIIYLLPLLIGFTGGRLVYDFRGGVLGATATMGVIVGSDIPMFLGAMIMGPLAGYLMKKIDQLFLDKIRAGFEMLYNNFSAGILGAILAGIAVLGVGPIVNSLTNSLANGVEITVNNGLLPLASIIIEPAKILFLNNAINHGLLSPLGVEQAATDGKSILFLLETNPGPGLGILLAFTIFGKGISKSSAPGAAIIQFLGGIHEIYFPYVLMKPLLLLAVIGGGMSGVFTFVLLDAGLVATPSPGSIFALLALTPQGNYVGVVLGVVIAAAVSFTIASIILKTTKDVEEDLTVATGKMEEMKGKKSAASEFLTPKDSATSDGTVLQEAAAVTTDTSMKATKHVRRVVFACDAGMGSSAMGASILKNKFKKENIDIPVTNTAISQLPEDADIVVTHKDLTPRAKEKLPQAEHISVENFMNSPEYDKLAQRLKK, encoded by the coding sequence ATGGCTGAAGGTAAAAATCGCGCACGAATCCAACGTTTCGGAAGTCATTTAAGTGGCATGATCATGCCGAATATCGGTGCATTTATCGCTTGGGGACTTATCACCGCATTATTTATTCCGGATGGGTGGTTGCCATATGCACCGCTAGCAGCACTTGTAGGTCCGATGATTATTTATTTATTGCCATTATTAATTGGTTTTACTGGTGGACGTCTTGTTTATGATTTCCGAGGCGGTGTGCTTGGTGCAACTGCCACGATGGGAGTTATTGTTGGTTCAGATATTCCCATGTTTCTCGGTGCAATGATTATGGGGCCACTCGCAGGGTATCTCATGAAAAAAATTGATCAGCTTTTTTTAGACAAAATTCGTGCTGGATTTGAAATGCTTTATAACAATTTTTCAGCGGGGATATTAGGAGCTATTTTAGCTGGTATCGCAGTTTTAGGCGTTGGTCCAATCGTAAATTCATTGACCAATAGTTTAGCGAATGGAGTAGAAATTACAGTTAATAACGGGCTATTGCCATTAGCGAGTATTATTATTGAACCAGCAAAAATACTGTTCCTTAATAATGCAATCAACCATGGCTTACTAAGTCCACTCGGTGTCGAGCAAGCAGCCACTGACGGAAAATCTATTTTGTTTTTGCTAGAAACAAACCCAGGGCCAGGGCTAGGTATTTTGTTGGCCTTTACTATTTTCGGAAAAGGGATTTCTAAAAGCTCAGCCCCGGGTGCTGCCATTATTCAATTTCTCGGTGGTATCCATGAAATTTACTTTCCATACGTACTAATGAAACCGTTATTGTTATTAGCTGTTATTGGTGGTGGGATGAGTGGAGTTTTCACTTTTGTTTTACTTGATGCAGGGTTAGTAGCAACACCTTCTCCAGGTAGTATTTTCGCCTTGCTCGCGTTAACTCCACAAGGGAATTATGTGGGTGTGGTGCTTGGTGTCGTAATTGCCGCTGCTGTTTCCTTTACAATAGCATCGATTATTTTAAAAACCACTAAAGACGTTGAAGAAGATTTAACAGTTGCAACTGGCAAGATGGAAGAAATGAAAGGTAAAAAGAGTGCAGCTAGTGAATTTTTGACTCCAAAAGATTCAGCTACTTCTGATGGTACTGTACTGCAAGAAGCCGCAGCAGTAACAACGGACACTAGTATGAAAGCCACTAAACATGTGCGTCGTGTCGTATTTGCTTGTGATGCAGGCATGGGTTCAAGTGCTATGGGAGCATCTATACTAAAAAACAAATTCAAGAAAGAGAACATTGATATTCCAGTCACCAATACTGCCATCAGTCAATTACCCGAAGATGCTGATATTGTAGTCACTCACAAAGATTTGACTCCACGGGCAAAAGAAAAATTACCACAAGCAGAACATATTTCTGTAGAAAATTTCATGAACAGCCCAGAATACGATAAATTGGCACAGCGTTTAAAAAAATAA
- a CDS encoding DUF1648 domain-containing protein codes for MKKFLNAFSLLAFIFVIAFLFTQWDSLPEKVPVHYNEMGNVNRLGNKEELFLLPLLGTILWVVLTILEKYPHLYNYLNLTNDNRVTQYKNGKLMVNVLKNELVLLFSFLILQSVRVATGAAEGLGAAFGTIFLTVIFGNILFFLIRILRS; via the coding sequence TTGAAAAAATTTCTTAACGCGTTCTCATTACTTGCTTTTATTTTTGTTATCGCTTTTTTGTTTACTCAATGGGATTCGTTGCCTGAAAAAGTACCGGTCCATTATAACGAGATGGGGAACGTCAATCGCTTAGGCAACAAAGAAGAGTTATTTCTTTTACCATTGTTAGGAACGATCTTATGGGTCGTTCTGACTATACTTGAAAAGTATCCACATTTGTATAATTATTTGAACCTTACTAATGATAACAGGGTGACCCAATATAAAAACGGTAAACTGATGGTAAATGTGTTGAAAAATGAACTCGTCCTGTTATTTAGTTTTTTAATTCTTCAAAGCGTTCGTGTTGCCACTGGCGCAGCAGAAGGTTTAGGAGCAGCTTTTGGAACTATATTTTTAACTGTCATATTTGGAAATATACTGTTCTTTTTAATTCGAATATTAAGGAGTTAA
- a CDS encoding GIY-YIG nuclease family protein — translation MFKKILSKFVASPNIHSTKASVKKTDTDIIYLFEPNQLELDRIIQLPTLTGKAPGYVYFVQEYITGSFKIGKTKHIDRRMNVFNVNLPFENKLIFLIKSADHHQTELAFHEYFSNKQLEGEWFNLTKEDLSWITNGHYTDKIHKTINPPLEVTKQLTANKAKTEEKPLTLKQVEFAKTLIKKLEQEYELNVPYSKWTQKDLNRLSVYFRFKNSNALNNLVESGVLTKK, via the coding sequence ATGTTCAAAAAAATTCTCAGTAAATTTGTCGCTTCCCCAAATATTCATTCCACAAAAGCTTCAGTTAAAAAAACCGATACAGATATAATCTATCTATTTGAACCTAACCAACTAGAGTTGGATCGTATTATACAACTTCCTACACTTACTGGAAAAGCACCGGGCTATGTGTATTTCGTCCAAGAATACATAACCGGTTCCTTTAAAATTGGCAAGACTAAACACATTGACAGACGGATGAATGTTTTTAATGTAAATCTCCCTTTTGAAAACAAACTAATTTTCCTTATTAAGTCTGCAGATCATCATCAAACAGAGCTTGCTTTTCATGAATATTTTTCAAATAAACAGCTTGAAGGTGAATGGTTTAACCTAACTAAAGAAGATCTTTCTTGGATAACAAATGGACACTATACGGATAAAATTCATAAAACGATAAATCCCCCTTTAGAAGTAACTAAGCAGCTAACAGCTAATAAAGCGAAAACGGAAGAAAAACCGTTGACCTTAAAACAAGTTGAGTTTGCTAAAACCTTAATAAAAAAACTTGAACAAGAATATGAACTCAATGTCCCTTATTCTAAATGGACACAAAAAGATTTGAATCGCTTGAGTGTCTATTTCAGATTCAAAAACAGTAACGCTTTAAATAATTTGGTAGAAAGTGGTGTCCTTACTAAAAAATAA
- a CDS encoding PucR family transcriptional regulator encodes MEETPHKNPFKKPFFDLKELVDSIQEHLGCPATIEDTNHRLNAYSSHGIDADPARIGTIISQRVPEKVINRLWKEGIIPKLIQSDSALRIPHIEDIGLRDRVAIAIRKNKEILGYIWVVEGPKKLTDIQLEQLKEAAGVAIPLMAKIQQNRKRKEENYQDFLWQLLTGQFKNRDEIYEQVHELYLKIPNHFTVLVFYFEQDISQAMEEQISYLITTSQKITNHFLVVMDNELILIASPHPSQSDAKAFDSFITYFTSEIANRFSILGVKGSSGNGYSDFSKAMTSYQEAQKVLELKKYFPEELENVYHYSQLGAFLYIDLIQQELPNEHPAISKIRAYDKLHKSNFLKTLEVFIQKDSNMNEAAKKLFVHTNTLHYRMKRVAEIGEIDLANVHEKLGIYLDLMAQKMTEK; translated from the coding sequence ATGGAAGAAACACCGCATAAAAATCCATTTAAAAAACCATTTTTTGATTTAAAAGAACTTGTTGACAGTATTCAAGAACATTTAGGATGTCCTGCAACAATAGAAGACACTAATCATCGTTTAAATGCTTATAGTTCTCATGGAATTGATGCTGATCCTGCGCGAATCGGTACCATCATTTCTCAGCGAGTTCCTGAGAAAGTCATCAATCGCCTATGGAAAGAAGGCATTATTCCAAAACTAATACAATCAGATAGTGCTTTGCGCATTCCGCATATTGAAGACATCGGACTTCGTGACCGTGTAGCGATAGCCATCCGAAAAAACAAAGAAATTTTAGGCTATATATGGGTGGTCGAAGGTCCAAAAAAATTAACTGACATACAATTAGAACAGTTAAAAGAGGCGGCCGGCGTCGCAATTCCTTTAATGGCTAAAATTCAACAAAATCGGAAACGGAAAGAAGAAAACTATCAGGATTTCCTGTGGCAGCTTTTAACAGGTCAATTTAAAAATCGAGATGAAATTTATGAACAAGTTCATGAACTGTATCTCAAAATCCCAAATCATTTCACTGTACTTGTGTTTTATTTTGAACAAGATATTTCACAAGCAATGGAAGAACAAATTTCCTATTTAATTACGACAAGTCAAAAAATAACCAATCATTTTCTTGTAGTGATGGACAATGAATTGATTTTAATCGCCTCTCCCCACCCATCACAGTCTGATGCTAAAGCTTTCGACAGTTTCATCACGTACTTCACTTCAGAAATAGCGAACCGTTTTTCTATTTTGGGTGTTAAAGGAAGTTCTGGTAACGGGTATAGTGACTTCAGCAAAGCTATGACGAGTTACCAAGAAGCGCAAAAAGTACTCGAACTCAAAAAATATTTTCCAGAAGAGCTTGAAAATGTATACCATTATAGCCAACTAGGTGCTTTTTTGTATATCGATCTGATCCAACAAGAATTGCCTAACGAGCATCCGGCAATCAGTAAGATTAGAGCTTATGACAAACTGCACAAATCGAATTTCTTGAAGACATTAGAAGTATTTATTCAAAAAGACAGTAATATGAACGAGGCAGCGAAGAAATTATTTGTCCATACCAATACGCTTCATTACAGAATGAAGCGCGTAGCAGAAATTGGTGAGATTGATTTGGCGAATGTTCATGAAAAACTAGGTATTTACCTTGATTTAATGGCACAAAAAATGACGGAAAAATAA
- the ald gene encoding alanine dehydrogenase: MIIGIPKEIKNNENRVAITPAGVDAFVRAGHQVIIETGAGLGSSFTDIDYIATGAKIVETAAEAWSSQMVMKVKEPVSSEYQYFRQDLLLFTYLHLAAEPALTQALVDNKVTAIAYETVSVNRTLPLLTPMSEVAGRMASQVGAQFLEKIYGGKGVLLSGVPGVQRSKVTIIGGGVAGTNAAKMAIGLGAQVTIIDLSPERLRQLDDIFGNDVTTLISNPFNIAEAVKESDLVIGAVLIPGAKAPKLVTEDMVKAMNPGTVIVDIAIDQGGIFETTDRITTHDNPTYVKHGVVHYAVANMPGAVPRTSTIALTNVTVGYALQMANKGVHKAVAENPALMLGVNTANGFVTYEAVAKDLGYEFITADEALTKPTSSI, encoded by the coding sequence ATGATTATTGGAATTCCAAAAGAAATTAAAAATAACGAGAACCGAGTGGCAATTACGCCTGCGGGTGTCGATGCTTTTGTAAGAGCAGGTCATCAAGTTATCATCGAAACAGGTGCAGGTCTTGGATCTAGTTTTACCGACATTGATTATATAGCTACAGGAGCGAAAATTGTGGAGACTGCTGCGGAAGCATGGTCTTCTCAAATGGTTATGAAAGTAAAAGAGCCCGTTTCTTCTGAATACCAATACTTCCGTCAAGACTTACTGTTATTCACGTACTTGCACCTTGCAGCTGAACCTGCATTGACGCAAGCTCTTGTAGACAATAAAGTAACGGCAATTGCATACGAAACTGTATCTGTAAATCGTACACTTCCACTATTAACACCAATGAGTGAAGTAGCTGGGAGAATGGCTTCACAAGTTGGCGCTCAGTTTCTTGAGAAAATTTACGGTGGCAAGGGTGTTCTTTTATCCGGCGTACCTGGTGTACAGCGTAGTAAAGTGACGATTATTGGTGGTGGAGTTGCTGGAACAAATGCAGCGAAAATGGCTATTGGTCTTGGCGCACAAGTAACAATCATCGATTTGAGTCCTGAGCGTCTTCGCCAATTGGATGATATTTTTGGAAATGATGTCACGACATTGATTTCCAATCCATTCAATATCGCAGAAGCAGTCAAAGAATCTGATTTGGTTATTGGGGCTGTATTAATCCCTGGAGCAAAAGCGCCTAAATTAGTAACTGAAGACATGGTAAAAGCCATGAATCCTGGAACTGTCATTGTAGATATTGCTATCGACCAAGGCGGGATTTTTGAAACGACTGACCGTATCACGACTCATGATAACCCAACTTACGTTAAACATGGCGTAGTTCATTATGCTGTTGCCAATATGCCTGGAGCTGTTCCACGTACTTCGACAATTGCGTTAACAAACGTAACTGTAGGATATGCTCTTCAAATGGCTAACAAAGGTGTGCACAAAGCTGTTGCAGAAAATCCAGCATTAATGCTTGGTGTTAACACAGCTAATGGTTTCGTAACTTATGAAGCTGTTGCGAAAGATCTTGGTTATGAATTTATCACAGCTGATGAAGCTCTTACAAAGCCCACATCTTCAATTTAA
- a CDS encoding polyphenol oxidase family protein, with translation MKVKFYTNNKNFVSGMTLKDLSAPENNNMALHACENIEIVLSNRKKLADFLDVSLGDFICTQQTHSANFRRVTKQHKGSGAYTVETAMSNTDGLYTFDTGVLLCSFAADCAPVIIHDKKTGLIGVIHSGWQGTVKEITLKLLKHIISVEQCNPTDLEIQIGASISQQQFEVDQDVYLKFEDLGYASDFMYFNSFTNKYHIDNQATVKRQCELAGIPSSQILVDSTCTFLNSDGFSYRQDRKCGRHLIFAMTKNQ, from the coding sequence TTGAAAGTAAAATTTTATACGAACAATAAAAATTTTGTATCTGGCATGACATTAAAAGACCTATCTGCTCCTGAAAACAATAATATGGCTTTGCACGCTTGCGAAAACATAGAGATAGTTTTATCAAACCGAAAAAAATTAGCAGACTTCCTAGACGTTTCACTTGGTGATTTTATTTGTACACAACAAACACATAGCGCTAACTTCCGACGCGTCACTAAACAACATAAAGGAAGTGGCGCATATACAGTCGAAACCGCCATGTCTAATACGGACGGTTTGTATACTTTTGATACGGGAGTTTTGTTGTGTAGCTTTGCAGCCGATTGTGCTCCTGTTATTATTCACGATAAAAAAACAGGATTAATTGGTGTCATTCATTCGGGATGGCAAGGCACTGTGAAAGAAATTACGCTTAAACTTCTTAAGCACATAATTTCCGTAGAACAATGCAATCCAACTGATTTAGAGATTCAAATCGGCGCATCTATTAGTCAACAACAGTTTGAAGTCGATCAAGATGTTTATTTAAAGTTTGAAGATTTAGGATACGCTAGTGATTTTATGTATTTTAATTCGTTTACGAATAAATACCATATCGACAACCAAGCTACTGTAAAAAGACAATGCGAACTTGCTGGAATTCCTTCTAGTCAAATTCTCGTTGATTCTACATGTACGTTTTTAAATTCTGATGGATTTTCTTACCGTCAAGATCGAAAATGTGGCAGGCATTTGATTTTTGCTATGACAAAAAACCAATAG
- a CDS encoding OFA family MFS transporter → MTKTKNRWLIALAAIAIQLSIGAAYAYSVYTTPISNEMGWTAKEITYAFTIMMALGGISAAFFGGFVEKNGPRKSAILAAFLFGFGQAGAGFAIQLDSLVMFLLTYGLLSGLGLGIGYIAPISTLVKWFPDRRGLATGMAVMGFGAGALITAPVAANLIGLFGVSSTFYMLGISYFILILVGASYIAPPPANWMPQGMQQAIDSGKKVMKKDLAQLTAKEAVKTRRFWMVWSMMLINVSAGIMIISVASPMSQELIGLSAAGAATLVGVMGIFNGGGRLGWAAISDYIGRPTVFTIFFGLQIIAFTMLPNITNVLIFQALILVIVSCYGGGFSNLPAFVGDLFGTKQLGAIHGFLLTTWSLGGIIGPVIVSQIRERTNSYEPVFYVFIVLVSIAFLISLLIRWDIKRIEGNLKSEKVTDVSSNGLNLQSDNN, encoded by the coding sequence ATGACAAAAACAAAAAACAGGTGGTTGATTGCTCTTGCAGCAATTGCGATCCAATTATCAATCGGAGCAGCCTATGCTTATAGCGTTTACACGACGCCAATCAGCAATGAAATGGGTTGGACAGCTAAAGAAATTACATATGCATTTACAATTATGATGGCACTTGGCGGGATTTCAGCCGCATTTTTCGGAGGATTTGTCGAAAAGAACGGGCCACGCAAGTCCGCGATTTTAGCTGCATTTTTATTTGGTTTTGGCCAGGCGGGTGCAGGGTTTGCTATTCAACTCGACTCGTTGGTCATGTTTTTACTAACATATGGTTTGCTGAGTGGACTAGGGTTAGGTATTGGCTATATCGCACCAATTTCCACGCTTGTTAAATGGTTCCCAGATCGTAGAGGGTTAGCAACAGGAATGGCTGTAATGGGGTTTGGGGCAGGAGCACTAATTACTGCACCAGTAGCTGCAAATTTAATTGGGTTATTCGGAGTCAGCTCTACTTTTTACATGCTAGGAATTAGTTATTTTATTTTAATTTTAGTGGGGGCATCGTATATCGCACCACCACCAGCAAACTGGATGCCTCAAGGTATGCAACAAGCAATCGATTCTGGGAAAAAAGTTATGAAAAAAGATTTGGCGCAATTGACCGCTAAAGAAGCCGTGAAGACTCGCCGTTTCTGGATGGTTTGGTCGATGATGTTAATTAATGTCAGTGCCGGTATTATGATTATTTCTGTAGCGTCACCCATGTCACAAGAGCTGATAGGTTTATCAGCAGCAGGTGCTGCAACTTTAGTGGGGGTTATGGGGATTTTTAACGGCGGAGGAAGATTAGGATGGGCTGCAATTTCTGATTATATTGGCCGTCCAACCGTTTTCACTATTTTCTTTGGACTTCAAATTATTGCTTTTACTATGCTTCCAAACATCACGAATGTCTTGATTTTCCAAGCGTTAATACTGGTTATTGTAAGTTGCTATGGCGGTGGGTTTTCTAATCTACCTGCTTTTGTAGGGGATCTTTTTGGCACAAAACAATTAGGTGCAATTCATGGGTTTCTATTAACGACTTGGTCATTAGGCGGCATTATTGGACCGGTAATCGTATCGCAAATTCGCGAGCGCACCAATAGTTATGAACCAGTGTTTTATGTTTTTATCGTACTAGTATCTATTGCTTTCCTGATATCATTGTTGATCCGTTGGGACATAAAGCGAATTGAAGGAAATTTGAAATCTGAGAAGGTTACAGATGTATCTTCAAATGGTTTGAATTTGCAAAGTGACAATAATTAA
- the citZ gene encoding citrate synthase: MTTTKGLEGVVATQSAISSIIDDTLTYVGYDIDDLAVNASFEEVIYLLWHQRLPKAAELAELKQQLADNMAVPQAVLDHFKTYDIKNVHPMAALRTAVSMLGLFDEEAEVMEPEANYRKAIKIQAKISTLVTAFGRIRSGKEPVAPKTDLSFAANFLYMLSGEVPAAIEEEAFNKALVLHADHELNASTFTARVAVATLSDVYSGVTAAIGALKGPLHGGANEQVMKMLTEIGSVDNVEKVINEKLANKEKIMGFGHRVYRKGDPRAKHLRDMSQKLTKIRGEEKWYDMSVKIDEIVTGQKNLPPNVDFYSASVYHSLNIEHDLFTPIFAVSRTSGWLAHILEQYSNNRLIRPRAEYIGPGMQTYVPVNER, encoded by the coding sequence TTGACAACAACAAAGGGTTTAGAAGGTGTAGTAGCAACACAATCCGCGATCAGTTCGATCATTGATGACACACTTACATATGTCGGCTATGATATCGATGATTTAGCCGTAAATGCCAGCTTTGAAGAAGTGATTTACCTGTTATGGCACCAACGTTTGCCAAAAGCAGCTGAATTAGCGGAATTGAAGCAACAATTGGCGGACAACATGGCCGTTCCACAAGCTGTGTTAGATCACTTTAAAACATACGACATCAAAAACGTGCACCCAATGGCGGCACTTCGCACAGCCGTATCAATGCTTGGCTTGTTTGACGAAGAAGCTGAAGTAATGGAACCGGAAGCAAATTACCGCAAAGCCATCAAAATTCAGGCAAAAATTTCAACTTTGGTAACGGCTTTCGGTCGCATTCGTAGCGGCAAAGAACCGGTTGCCCCGAAAACAGATTTAAGCTTTGCAGCAAACTTCTTGTACATGTTGTCTGGTGAAGTGCCAGCAGCCATCGAAGAAGAAGCGTTCAACAAAGCGTTAGTGCTTCACGCGGACCACGAATTAAACGCATCAACGTTCACGGCACGTGTAGCTGTCGCTACGTTGTCTGACGTTTATTCAGGTGTCACAGCAGCCATTGGCGCATTAAAAGGACCTCTTCACGGTGGAGCGAACGAACAAGTGATGAAGATGTTAACGGAAATCGGCTCGGTCGATAACGTGGAAAAAGTCATCAACGAAAAACTAGCGAACAAAGAAAAAATCATGGGCTTTGGCCACCGTGTATACCGTAAAGGCGATCCACGTGCGAAGCACTTACGTGACATGTCTCAAAAATTGACAAAAATTCGCGGCGAAGAAAAATGGTACGACATGTCGGTGAAAATCGATGAAATCGTTACGGGCCAGAAAAACTTGCCGCCAAATGTAGATTTTTACTCGGCATCGGTTTATCATAGCTTGAACATCGAACACGACTTGTTTACACCAATCTTTGCAGTTTCGCGTACATCAGGTTGGTTAGCTCATATCCTTGAGCAGTACTCAAACAACCGCTTGATCCGCCCACGTGCGGAATACATCGGACCGGGTATGCAAACTTACGTGCCAGTTAACGAAAGATAA
- the moaA gene encoding GTP 3',8-cyclase MoaA, with protein sequence MTINPVQDHFQRPIRDLRISVTDRCNFRCSYCMPKEVFGDDYAFLPKQELLSFEEIHRLTKVFVAMGVKKIRLTGGEPLMRRGLPELVGKILSVEGVEDIGLTTNGLLLGNQAQALYDAGLRRLNISLDALDPELFGKLNGRGIDPSHILKQIDFAQQVGFEIKVNMVVQKDVNEHEILPMTAYFKERGITLRFIEFMDVGNDNGWSFKKVVTKKQILEKLQSVYKLEPVDKDYYGEVAKRYRFEEGKGQVGFITSVSESFCSSCTRARLSSDGKFYTCLFATGHFDIRELIRNGLNDEELLEKISAVWERRDDRYSDERTELTAKNRNKIGMSYIGG encoded by the coding sequence ATGACTATAAACCCAGTACAGGACCACTTTCAACGTCCGATCCGGGATTTGCGAATCTCGGTCACCGATCGCTGTAATTTCCGTTGCTCTTACTGTATGCCAAAAGAAGTATTCGGTGATGATTATGCATTTTTGCCGAAGCAGGAGCTATTGTCATTTGAAGAAATACACCGCTTAACAAAAGTTTTTGTGGCGATGGGCGTCAAAAAAATTAGGCTTACTGGTGGCGAACCGTTAATGCGTAGAGGCTTGCCTGAATTGGTTGGAAAAATTCTTTCAGTTGAAGGGGTAGAAGACATCGGCTTGACAACCAATGGATTGCTGCTTGGAAATCAGGCGCAAGCATTATATGATGCTGGACTTCGCCGTTTAAATATTAGCTTAGATGCTTTGGATCCGGAGTTATTCGGTAAACTGAATGGCAGAGGAATTGATCCTTCACATATTTTAAAACAAATCGATTTTGCTCAACAAGTCGGATTCGAAATTAAAGTCAATATGGTCGTCCAAAAAGACGTCAACGAACACGAGATTTTGCCGATGACGGCTTATTTTAAAGAACGCGGCATCACGTTACGGTTTATCGAATTCATGGATGTTGGAAATGACAACGGTTGGAGCTTTAAAAAAGTAGTTACCAAAAAGCAAATTTTAGAGAAGTTGCAATCCGTGTATAAACTGGAGCCAGTAGATAAAGATTATTACGGAGAAGTAGCCAAACGTTATCGATTTGAAGAAGGGAAAGGACAAGTCGGATTTATAACATCCGTATCAGAGTCTTTTTGTTCTTCTTGTACACGTGCGCGTCTATCGTCAGATGGCAAATTTTATACTTGCCTATTCGCCACAGGACATTTTGATATTCGAGAACTGATTCGCAATGGATTGAATGACGAAGAATTACTCGAGAAAATTTCAGCTGTTTGGGAACGTAGAGACGATCGGTACTCAGATGAACGCACCGAACTAACAGCGAAAAATCGAAACAAAATTGGTATGTCGTATATTGGCGGTTAG